The proteins below come from a single Nitrospiraceae bacterium genomic window:
- a CDS encoding protein-L-isoaspartate(D-aspartate) O-methyltransferase, translating into MTQKNHHSRQVERDSMVDTQIVAGGVTDPAVVAAMRRVPRHRFMPESHAKDAYGDFPLSIGYGQTISQPFIVAYMTQALRVKPDEKVLEIGTGSGYQAAILAELVSKVFTIEIVEPLAAEAKKTLAELGYDNVIVRAGDGYKGWPDEGPFDAIILTAAPNHIPEPLLEQLAIGGRLILPVGDYPQRLLLIRRTEEGYQETELLPVVFVPMTGEALTNPSAAEP; encoded by the coding sequence ATGACCCAAAAAAATCATCACTCACGACAGGTTGAACGGGATTCGATGGTGGATACCCAAATCGTGGCGGGGGGTGTCACCGATCCGGCCGTTGTCGCAGCCATGCGCCGGGTTCCCCGGCACCGGTTTATGCCTGAGTCACATGCTAAAGATGCCTATGGAGATTTTCCGCTCTCCATCGGCTATGGGCAGACGATTTCTCAGCCCTTCATTGTTGCGTATATGACGCAAGCCTTGAGAGTGAAGCCGGATGAGAAGGTCTTGGAAATTGGCACGGGTTCCGGGTATCAGGCCGCCATCCTGGCTGAATTAGTTTCAAAAGTGTTCACGATAGAAATTGTCGAACCACTCGCTGCGGAGGCAAAAAAGACTCTGGCAGAACTTGGATATGACAATGTGATTGTACGGGCTGGTGATGGCTATAAAGGTTGGCCGGATGAAGGCCCGTTTGATGCGATCATCCTGACGGCGGCGCCGAACCATATTCCCGAACCACTCTTAGAGCAGCTGGCGATCGGCGGGCGTCTCATTCTTCCTGTCGGAGACTACCCTCAACGTCTGTTGTTAATTCGTCGCACTGAAGAGGGATATCAGGAAACCGAATTGCTACCAGTGGTGTTTGTGCCCATGACAGGCGAAGCTTTAACGAATCCTTCCGCAGCCGAGCCTTGA
- a CDS encoding amino acid permease encodes MIDNTLVECPLHNGPLEEGSRRISGFTATCVLVSSVIGTGVFTTTGFMARDLGDPWLILLVWGAGALLALIGAMCYSELGAAFPFVGGDYVYLREAYHPFFAFLSGWASFTVGFGAAIAAGAMGFASYVVQLIPHEPDSTFLIKGFALALIWSLTAVHVAGVGPGGVLQQLLTALKIGAILLLIVGACTVGHGDWEHLVMPPGKPDIGLGTLVVSFIFVTYAYSGWNAAGYIAGEILNPTRSIPRTMIGGTLLVGTVYVMLNVVYFYALPIQVLAAPPLMPVAEKVAVGLFGQAAAQFVTIMLCISIAGAVSAMIWTGPRVYYAMARDGFLPDFFSDTEQHHGTPVRSIVLQSLWVTVLVLSGSFEQLVIYSGMVITAFTALTVGAVILLRQRRPQLVRPYRVPFYPALPVGYILVAGVIILFLSVEKPLETLWACLTLSAGIPLYFLMRKHNGVSGAA; translated from the coding sequence TTGATTGACAACACATTGGTTGAATGTCCACTTCATAACGGACCCTTGGAAGAAGGTTCCCGTCGCATTAGCGGGTTTACGGCTACGTGTGTGCTGGTCAGTAGTGTGATTGGCACCGGGGTCTTCACCACGACGGGATTTATGGCCCGAGACCTTGGAGATCCGTGGCTGATTCTTCTGGTATGGGGAGCGGGTGCATTACTGGCTCTCATAGGGGCGATGTGTTACAGCGAGCTGGGAGCAGCATTTCCTTTTGTGGGGGGAGATTATGTGTATCTTCGGGAAGCCTACCATCCCTTTTTCGCATTTCTGAGTGGGTGGGCCTCATTTACTGTGGGCTTTGGAGCCGCCATTGCCGCAGGCGCCATGGGATTTGCCTCCTATGTGGTCCAACTTATCCCACATGAACCGGATTCCACCTTTCTGATCAAGGGATTTGCCCTGGCCTTGATTTGGAGCCTGACTGCGGTTCATGTGGCAGGCGTTGGCCCGGGCGGGGTGCTTCAGCAGCTCCTCACGGCCTTGAAGATTGGAGCGATTCTGCTTCTCATCGTTGGGGCCTGCACGGTAGGCCATGGTGATTGGGAGCATTTGGTCATGCCCCCGGGAAAGCCGGATATCGGACTGGGAACACTGGTAGTGTCCTTTATTTTTGTGACCTATGCCTATTCGGGATGGAATGCCGCAGGGTACATTGCCGGAGAAATACTCAATCCGACCCGTTCTATACCCCGAACGATGATAGGCGGGACGCTACTGGTTGGCACGGTCTATGTGATGCTGAACGTGGTATATTTCTACGCGTTACCGATTCAAGTTTTGGCCGCACCTCCGCTCATGCCTGTGGCGGAAAAGGTCGCGGTGGGATTGTTTGGTCAGGCGGCCGCTCAATTTGTTACCATCATGTTGTGTATTTCCATCGCCGGCGCGGTGAGCGCCATGATATGGACCGGGCCACGGGTCTACTATGCCATGGCCAGAGACGGGTTTCTGCCGGACTTCTTTTCGGATACGGAACAGCATCATGGCACCCCGGTTCGGTCCATTGTTCTCCAAAGCCTGTGGGTGACGGTATTAGTGCTTTCAGGATCCTTTGAGCAGTTGGTGATTTACAGCGGAATGGTGATCACTGCCTTCACCGCGCTGACAGTCGGGGCGGTCATTCTTCTTCGTCAACGGCGTCCGCAACTCGTTCGTCCCTACCGGGTTCCCTTCTATCCTGCCTTGCCCGTGGGCTATATTCTGGTTGCCGGAGTGATCATCCTTTTTCTGAGTGTGGAAAAACCGCTTGAAACCCTTTGGGCCTGTCTGACCCTGAGTGCTGGTATTCCCTTATATTTCCTGATGAGAAAGCATAATGGAGTATCCGGGGCCGCATGA
- a CDS encoding methionine adenosyltransferase: MKTRILIHQGPDVPVDAQPLEIVERKGRGHPDTICDAIAEAVSIQLSKAYQETFGRILHHNIDKCLLVAGQVKLHLGGGRVTHPMRLILGDRASFGVPGKMISVSDIAEETARTWIKSHLPHVNPDTHMRYQIELQPTSAELGAIFDQRSGMLPANDTSAGVGYAPLTPTEQLVVDLEQYVNGPQFKRAFPETGEDVKVMAVRMDRMLSLTVAMPFLAKRITTEKTYLARKAKVLQNVQHFIREQPHSCKQVEVVVNALDRPGQGLKGMYLTLLGTSAEQGDSGQVGRGNRISGVIALNRPMSGEAAAGKNPVSHVGKIYNVWARELALKAYAQIPGVRDVTVWMVSRIGAPVNEPFVVSAQVGVKKGFSLKRISGEVQALIKQELADMEHFCEALAKGQFRIC; this comes from the coding sequence ATGAAGACGCGTATTCTGATTCACCAGGGACCGGACGTGCCGGTTGACGCGCAACCTCTTGAAATTGTCGAACGGAAAGGCAGGGGGCATCCCGATACCATTTGTGATGCCATTGCTGAAGCTGTTTCCATTCAATTGTCCAAGGCGTATCAGGAAACATTTGGGCGCATTTTGCACCATAATATCGATAAATGTCTGCTGGTGGCGGGTCAGGTGAAATTGCATCTGGGCGGTGGTCGGGTCACCCATCCGATGCGCCTGATCCTTGGGGACCGGGCTTCCTTCGGTGTTCCGGGAAAAATGATCTCCGTGTCCGACATTGCGGAGGAGACAGCGCGAACGTGGATCAAGAGCCATTTGCCCCATGTGAATCCTGATACCCATATGAGGTATCAAATTGAGTTGCAACCGACGTCCGCTGAACTTGGGGCGATTTTTGATCAGAGATCGGGGATGCTTCCCGCGAACGATACATCAGCCGGAGTCGGTTATGCACCGCTGACTCCCACCGAGCAATTGGTGGTGGACCTTGAACAGTATGTAAACGGGCCACAATTTAAGCGGGCATTTCCCGAAACGGGGGAGGACGTCAAAGTCATGGCCGTTCGCATGGACCGGATGTTGTCACTCACGGTGGCCATGCCGTTTCTTGCCAAACGGATCACCACAGAAAAGACCTATTTAGCCCGAAAGGCGAAGGTCCTTCAGAATGTGCAGCACTTTATTCGTGAGCAACCTCATTCCTGTAAGCAGGTGGAGGTGGTCGTGAATGCGCTTGATCGCCCGGGTCAAGGACTGAAGGGCATGTATCTGACGCTATTGGGAACCTCCGCGGAGCAGGGAGATTCCGGACAGGTGGGACGGGGGAACCGCATTTCAGGGGTCATTGCGCTGAATCGACCGATGAGCGGGGAGGCTGCGGCCGGGAAAAACCCCGTCAGTCATGTTGGGAAAATTTATAATGTGTGGGCTCGTGAACTCGCTCTGAAGGCATACGCACAAATACCAGGAGTGCGTGATGTCACCGTGTGGATGGTCAGTCGGATCGGTGCACCGGTGAACGAACCTTTTGTTGTGTCGGCTCAGGTCGGGGTGAAGAAGGGATTTTCACTAAAGCGGATCTCGGGAGAAGTCCAAGCCCTGATCAAGCAGGAGCTGGCTGATATGGAACATTTTTGCGAGGCCCTGGCCAAAGGGCAATTCCGGATATGCTGA
- a CDS encoding ABC transporter substrate-binding protein, with protein MNAITAGAILVLGVLCWPGGVLGVEAPTVVVRGTIDEVIRLVSDEGLKTPDQAAHRRQLLEEIIGQHFDFEEMAKRSLAAHWRNRSEAEHQEFATLFQSLLSKTYASKIENYAGEKVQYLKERLKDSYAEVQTIIVSNKTEIALDYRLLLKDGDWRVYDVVVDGVSLVKNYRVQFDRIIRDSSYEELVKTLRDKSGDITAP; from the coding sequence GAGTATTGTGTTGGCCGGGTGGTGTCCTGGGTGTGGAAGCTCCTACCGTCGTGGTCAGAGGCACTATCGATGAGGTCATCCGTTTAGTGAGCGACGAAGGTCTCAAGACGCCGGATCAAGCGGCCCATCGCCGGCAATTGTTGGAGGAGATTATTGGACAACATTTTGATTTTGAAGAGATGGCCAAACGATCATTGGCCGCACATTGGAGGAATCGAAGTGAGGCGGAACATCAGGAGTTTGCCACATTGTTTCAATCGCTTCTTTCGAAAACCTATGCCAGCAAAATTGAGAACTATGCGGGAGAAAAAGTCCAGTATCTCAAGGAACGGCTGAAAGATTCCTATGCAGAAGTACAGACCATCATTGTGTCAAACAAAACCGAAATCGCTCTCGATTACCGGCTCCTACTCAAAGATGGCGACTGGCGGGTCTACGATGTGGTGGTCGATGGAGTGAGTCTCGTGAAAAATTACCGGGTGCAATTCGATCGCATTATTCGCGATTCCTCCTATGAAGAATTGGTGAAGACCTTGCGAGACAAGTCTGGTGACATCACGGCCCCCTGA